The Flavobacterium faecale genomic sequence CATGTAGACAGATGATCTTACTATTAATTCCCGAAATATTGAAAAATTAATTGATCCAATTCGTCTTTATTGATAGGTTTTGCTATACATTCATTACAGCCAGACTCAAGAATTTTTGCTTTGTCCCCAATTAACGCATAGGCTGTTTGGGCAATGATGGTAACGTCTTTGTTAAATACTCTAATGGCTTTTGTGGCCTCGTGACCGTTCATTTTTGGCATCTGAATGTCCATCAAAATGAGATCTATCTCAGGATTATTAGTTGCTTGTTCTACAGCTTCAAGACCATTTCGAGCCTTAAATATGACTAGACTGTATTGTTTTACTAATTTGGTTAATAAAAGTTCAGACATTTTATCATCTTCAACAATCAAAATAGTAATTTTATTTTTTAAAGTAGGAACGTTTTGCGAAGGAATTGGAACGTTTACAACTTGTGTAGGGCTATGTTTAATAGTAAAATAGAATGTGGTTCCTTTGTCAATTTCAGAAGTGAGCCAAATTTTACCTTCAAGCATTTTTATGTATGCTTTACTAATAGAGAGTCCAAGGCCAGCTCCTTGAACAGCCATTTTGTTTATAATATCGGCTTGCACAAAACGATCAAAAATGGCTTCTTGTCTGTTTTGTGGTATTCCTGTACCAGTATCTTTAACATAAAACTGAATCATGGCATCTTCAATAGTATAGCCAATTTCAATTGAGCCTACGCTGGTGTGTTTGATCGCATTGGTAACAATATTGCGCACTACAGCATAGAGCTTATTTTGATCTGTGATGATATAAGCATCATCATGAGGTAGCTGGTTTTTGTAGGTTACAACGATATCTTTGTTCTCCACTTCCGTACAAAGTTGCGAGTGGTAGTATTCAATAAGTTCGTTGATGTTTGTTTCTTCCAAAGTAAGCTCCATCGTTCCCGTTTCAATCTTAGAGATGTTGATAATATCATCGATGATATTCAACATTCTTAAACTACTTTTTTCGATAAAAGTGATGTACTTATTGTGTTTTTTTGTACTAATATTAGGGTCTTTCAATAAGTTAGAAAAACCAATTATACTATTCATTGGCGTTCGTATCTCATGGCTCATGTTAGCCAAAAAAGCTGATTTTAGTTGGTCTGATTCAATTGCTTTTTCTTTTGAGGCTTGCAATTCTATTTCCATCTTTTTTCGATCGCTAATGTCGATTTCAAGTCCGTCCCAACATTGAACAGAATCGATTATTCTTGGTTTCGAAATGTAGTACGACCAACGAAAGCTTCCGTCTGGATTAATCACTCTTGCTTCTGCAGAAAAGACGCCACTTGTTTTTGCGGCTTCTTTTTCTTTACGGGTAATTTCAGCAATGTCATCCGTATGTATTTTACCCATAATAAGGTTGGGGTCTGTTTTGGCTTGTTCAGGAGAACATCCATAAAGATCAGAAACTGTTTCGCTTAGGTACGTGAATTTTCGAGTATTATCATCTAGAATTGCTACTTGATAAATCATACCGTTGACCAAATTGTTTGAAATTAATTTGAGTTGGTCTTCACTCTTTTCTGCTACATCTTTTGCTTTTAGTAGTTCAGCTGTTCGCTTTGTAACCGTGTTCTTTAATAGCAATACAAATGCGACTGCAATTAGTAATATACACGAAATGATACCAATAATCCATTTGATATAGTTTGGTACAGAAGATGTGCGGTTTTCATTAAGCCACTTAAATAATGATTTATAATAGGCTGAATCAGAATCATTTTTAAGGGTAGATAGATTTTTATCGAAGATACTAACTAGATATTTTTTTTTATTTTTGTTTAAAGCAAAGTGCAGCGATGAAGGACTTAAAATTATACCCGTTGGTTTGATTTGGCTGCTGTAAAAAGGTGAAAATCGAAAGAAGCGGTCTGCAACGAGTACATCAATTTCGTTTGAGTTGATGGCTTCAGCTGTTTTTTTATAACTATCATACGAAAATAATTGATATCTAATTCCGAAATTTTTGGGAACAAAATCTCGCATTTGCTGCTCTTGGTTTGAACCTTTGAGAACACCCACGCGCAATCCTTGTAATTGATTTATATAGTGTAAATTCAGATTTTCACGTTCAAAAACTTCCAACCATGAGGTTAAAACGGGTAATTTGGTTAAGCTGAAAATCTTTGATCTTTCTTTGGTATATGCCATGTCGGGCAGTACATCAATTTCGCCTTTTAGTAAAGATTTATAAAGGTTATTCCAAGTATCATATTTGTAAATAAAATGAACCTTTTCTTTATCCTGAATATCATTAAGTACATCAACATAGACACCGTCAGGTTTCCCTTCTTTGTTTATAAAAATTTTTGGAGGGTTATCAAATACACCTATAACAACTTGAGTTGATGCATTGACCTGCGCAATAGCAGTGAACATAATTGCTATGCTAAAAAACGCTGATAGTAGTAGAAATCGAGTTGTTTTTTGATTAAGCATAAAAGTTTAAATACTTACTATTCATATTCTTAGTATAAAGTAACAGTTTTTTTTTTGTCAATCCATCCTTAATTTGATTATTATTTAATTATTAGTAAGTTGTACTGTTAATTTACTACTTAAAATCTAAGAAGTGCTGATAGTGTATGGCTAGTAATTTGAGTGAATTTCACTAGTAAAACTAGCTAATAAAGTAGGATGTATTTGTTTTTTATCCACAGCTAAGACCATAATTTTAATCATTAAGAAGAAGACAATTAGCTCTCAAGAGTCTAATAATTTTTGGATATACAATTTCGTCATGTTCATAAAGGCATGTGTAACACGCACTACACGTCTTGGACCATCCATCAATTCGGTAAATATGGTCGGTACAACTTGCCACGAAATTCCGAAACAATCTTCGCACAATCACATTTACTTTCTTTACCACCATCGGTAATAAGCGCATACTATTAGTGCTCGAATTCGTCTTGGTCTTTGCATTCGATAAAAAAGTTATAGGTATAAATTTACGCGTTTAATTATAGTTTAAATAGTATTTAGGCGAATGCCGGTTATCAGTGGTTTCTATATCAGGTCTTGTGTTTTATTCGAAAAGTAGAGCATTTCTTTCTATTAAAATATAAGAGAACTGTTGGATAGTACTATAGAAGTAGCATTTAATTTTTTAAATAGAATTTATATGTAAAACTTATATTCAAATATAAATATTTTTTGTAGATTTGAATTATAAATAACTAAAACCAGATTCTATGAAAAATTTCAAGAAGCTTTTTGCCTTTTTTTTGGCAGTTGGCTCTGTTACTCTTGCTGTAGCCCAGCCAAATACAACTCTCTCTTTGGAGAAAACAAATGAGCAGATTACCGATTTGAACGGAATGAGATGGAGGTTCAAGATGATGCTGCCTGGGGAAGGAGTAAAGAAGGGGCTATATAAATTACCAGCTGAGGATATTGAAACTCTCGTATGGAATAATGCCAGAGTGCCAGGAGATGTGTATACCGATTTATGGAAGGCAGGAATCATTGATGATCCCCACTTTGGTCGAAATAGTGTCAAAGCGCAATGGGTACAGCAGTATGAATGGTGGTATGCTTTACAATTTAGTGTAACCGAAGGGATAGAAAACCAATTGGTTGATATAGTTTTTGAAAGTGTAGATTATGGTTGCGAAGTTTGGTTAAACGGGCATTACTTAGGAAAACATGAAGGTGTTTTTTCTCGTTTTTCTTTCAATGTAAACGACTATTTGCGTATTCACAAATGGGATTTTCTAAAAGGTCGTAACATGCTTGTGGTAAAACTTGATACGCCACCGCAGGTAAATGCATTTGTAGCAGGTAAAAAAACGCCTTGGTTTGGTGACTACTGGCGAGATATTACACCTATCGGAATCGTTGGACCGGTCAATATGGTGCGTACGGGTAAGGTGCGTTTTACAGATGTATATGCACATACAAAATTGAATAAAAATGGTTCGGCCGACGTAAATATGGAACTTACAGTGGAGAATAAAACCAGCCAAACCAAAGAAATGACCTTTGAAGGATCTCTGAAAGGGAAAAACTTCAAGATGGACGAAATGCGTTTCGACTTTAAAAAAATGGTTGCTCCTGGTGTTCATAAATTGAGTCAGAACGTTCATATCAAAGACCCAAAATTATGGTGGCCTTGGGATCTAGGAGATCAAAATTTGTATCAATCCAAGATTTCGATCAAAGACGGCAGCATTAATCAAGATGTAAAAGAAACCACTTTTGGTATACGTGAAGTAACCTCAAAATGGAATCCAGGTTTCAAAAAGGATGTTGATGTGACTTTTCCACGTTCGACCTATATTAATGGAAAATTCCACTTTATCCGTTCTGCATGTTGGGGTGGACCACCAAATATTTTTGTAGGACGCACAATAAAGGAAGATTATAAAGAATTGATTCGTTTGGCCAAAGAAATGAATATGAACAACATTCGTATTTTTGGATGGCACCCTCCCGAAGTACCAGAATTCTACCAATATTGCGACGAGATGGGAATGACGGTTTGGCAAGATATAATTCCGTTGGGAACAGGAAACATTCCGTCTGATGAGAAAAATTTAGTAGAAATTTTTAACGAAGGAGTTAAGGTAGTAGTAGATAGAAGAAACCATCCATCGTTGATTATGATGGAAGGTGGAGAAGAAATGATGTTTAGAACTCGTGACCCCAAATTTGGACGTGAATTTTTGGAGCGTCTTGGTGACTCGTTACAAGCAAATGTAGATCTGCCTTTTGTACCAGATTCTCCAATGACCGATCCAGTTGGGCAAGCAGCTGGCTTTAAACCGAAAGAAGCAATTCATGCCTTGAGGTATTTTTATGATATGGGCGAATGGTTGCACGAAGATTGGTTGCAGACAAAAGCCAATGGTTTCCCAATCGTTCCAGAATTTGCCATTACTTCGGTACCATCTGTAGAGAGTTTGAAGAAATTTATT encodes the following:
- a CDS encoding ATP-binding protein, with the protein product MFTAIAQVNASTQVVIGVFDNPPKIFINKEGKPDGVYVDVLNDIQDKEKVHFIYKYDTWNNLYKSLLKGEIDVLPDMAYTKERSKIFSLTKLPVLTSWLEVFERENLNLHYINQLQGLRVGVLKGSNQEQQMRDFVPKNFGIRYQLFSYDSYKKTAEAINSNEIDVLVADRFFRFSPFYSSQIKPTGIILSPSSLHFALNKNKKKYLVSIFDKNLSTLKNDSDSAYYKSLFKWLNENRTSSVPNYIKWIIGIISCILLIAVAFVLLLKNTVTKRTAELLKAKDVAEKSEDQLKLISNNLVNGMIYQVAILDDNTRKFTYLSETVSDLYGCSPEQAKTDPNLIMGKIHTDDIAEITRKEKEAAKTSGVFSAEARVINPDGSFRWSYYISKPRIIDSVQCWDGLEIDISDRKKMEIELQASKEKAIESDQLKSAFLANMSHEIRTPMNSIIGFSNLLKDPNISTKKHNKYITFIEKSSLRMLNIIDDIINISKIETGTMELTLEETNINELIEYYHSQLCTEVENKDIVVTYKNQLPHDDAYIITDQNKLYAVVRNIVTNAIKHTSVGSIEIGYTIEDAMIQFYVKDTGTGIPQNRQEAIFDRFVQADIINKMAVQGAGLGLSISKAYIKMLEGKIWLTSEIDKGTTFYFTIKHSPTQVVNVPIPSQNVPTLKNKITILIVEDDKMSELLLTKLVKQYSLVIFKARNGLEAVEQATNNPEIDLILMDIQMPKMNGHEATKAIRVFNKDVTIIAQTAYALIGDKAKILESGCNECIAKPINKDELDQLIFQYFGN
- a CDS encoding glycoside hydrolase family 2 protein, which encodes MKNFKKLFAFFLAVGSVTLAVAQPNTTLSLEKTNEQITDLNGMRWRFKMMLPGEGVKKGLYKLPAEDIETLVWNNARVPGDVYTDLWKAGIIDDPHFGRNSVKAQWVQQYEWWYALQFSVTEGIENQLVDIVFESVDYGCEVWLNGHYLGKHEGVFSRFSFNVNDYLRIHKWDFLKGRNMLVVKLDTPPQVNAFVAGKKTPWFGDYWRDITPIGIVGPVNMVRTGKVRFTDVYAHTKLNKNGSADVNMELTVENKTSQTKEMTFEGSLKGKNFKMDEMRFDFKKMVAPGVHKLSQNVHIKDPKLWWPWDLGDQNLYQSKISIKDGSINQDVKETTFGIREVTSKWNPGFKKDVDVTFPRSTYINGKFHFIRSACWGGPPNIFVGRTIKEDYKELIRLAKEMNMNNIRIFGWHPPEVPEFYQYCDEMGMTVWQDIIPLGTGNIPSDEKNLVEIFNEGVKVVVDRRNHPSLIMMEGGEEMMFRTRDPKFGREFLERLGDSLQANVDLPFVPDSPMTDPVGQAAGFKPKEAIHALRYFYDMGEWLHEDWLQTKANGFPIVPEFAITSVPSVESLKKFIPENEMWPPGLSWGHHWADLTRLRMQNWDVFGSEMKGSLEEFVNATQDAQGIIFQNGIEHFRRDKPSLSGIALCHYITYGPDMKWAIVDNYRKPKNSYYFVQKAYQPLLVNFEFTKRRWSNNEAFKGNIWIINDFYKSYKDCKVKFEVKDDSGNIVLNKNFAVNAIDENSAKSFFAIDEKVLKTVKSKFYVNLELTDKGGNVISKNDYFFLIGDQAAASKRFKEWKQERLDLENKNGGYGSYYHYFKELDSDNTIRYESGTQTPKAKGF